From a single Vigna unguiculata cultivar IT97K-499-35 unplaced genomic scaffold, ASM411807v1 contig_3, whole genome shotgun sequence genomic region:
- the LOC114171560 gene encoding uncharacterized protein LOC114171560, giving the protein MILALIKVLKKRIPPFTLMSRRGTAEEKTAKSDPIYRNRLVNMLVNRILKHGKKSLAYQILYRAMKKIQQKTETNPLSVLRQAIRGVTPDIAVKARRVGGSTHQVPVEIGSAQGKALAIRWLLGASRKRPGRNMAFKLSSELVDAAKGSGDAIRKKEETHRMAEANRAFAHFR; this is encoded by the coding sequence atgattttagccCTTATAAAAGTTCTAAAAAAACGGATTCCTCCTTTCACGCTCATGTCACGGCGAGGTACTGCAGAAGAAAAAACCGCAAAATCCGATCCAATTTATCGTAATCGATTAGTTAACATGTTGGTTAACCGTATTCTGAAACACGGAAAAAAATCATTGGCTTATCAAATTCTCTATCGAGCTATGAAAAAGATTCAACAAAAGACAGAAACAAATCCACTATCTGTTTTACGTCAAGCAATACGTGGAGTAACTCCCGATATAGCAGTAAAAGCAAGACGCGTAGGCGGATCAACTCATCAAGTTCCCGTTGAAATAGGATCCGCACAAGGAAAAGCACTTGCCATTCGTTGGTTATTGGGGGCATCCCGAAAACGTCCGGGTCGAAATATGGCTTTCAAATTAAGTTCCGAATTAGTGGATGCTGCCAAAGGTAGTGGCGATGCCATACGCAAAAAGGAAGAGACTCATAGAATGGCAGAGGCAAATAGAGCTTTTGCACATTTTCGTTAA